A genome region from Microbacterium terricola includes the following:
- a CDS encoding MarR family winged helix-turn-helix transcriptional regulator has product MTDSDADAIVAALSQLRGRRGPRPPWMDGAGHDGHGHGGPHGGFHGGPHHHPGHGAGPHVRFAGPARLRLLETLAAASAPLSVSELAEAIGVDQPRASRLVQQCVDMALVRREADPDDARRTRIVLTVEGGQIVRGFRGQRRDAVESALAGFSDDERAELARLLTKLAAAWPDR; this is encoded by the coding sequence ATGACCGATTCGGATGCTGACGCCATCGTCGCCGCGCTCTCCCAGCTGCGGGGGCGACGCGGACCACGGCCACCGTGGATGGACGGCGCCGGTCACGACGGTCATGGCCACGGCGGTCCCCACGGCGGCTTCCACGGGGGCCCGCACCACCATCCGGGCCACGGCGCCGGCCCGCACGTGCGCTTCGCCGGCCCGGCGCGGCTGCGTCTGCTCGAGACGCTGGCCGCCGCCTCCGCGCCGCTGTCGGTCAGCGAGCTGGCCGAGGCGATCGGCGTCGATCAGCCCCGTGCGTCACGGCTCGTCCAGCAGTGCGTCGACATGGCGCTGGTGCGTCGCGAGGCGGACCCAGACGATGCGCGCCGCACCCGCATCGTGCTCACCGTCGAGGGTGGGCAGATCGTCCGCGGCTTCCGCGGACAGCGCCGCGACGCCGTCGAATCCGCGCTCGCCGGCTTCTCCGATGACGAGCGGGCCGAGCTCGCGCGTCTGCTGACGAAGCTGGCGGCGGCCTGGCCCGATCGCTGA
- a CDS encoding MarR family winged helix-turn-helix transcriptional regulator → MNTSENDTLPTDRRPLGFWLRTVDALLTEEFAKAFADADLTRRDWMLLNIVSGDVDAPRRGPRGPEGAPRKGKGARRARLAERGWIAQSDDGTWSLTDDGRAAKEQLDEIVGGIRARVAGAVSPEDFATTLASLEAIARELGWNEESPVGRRGFGRGRGFGPGRGFRHGFGHGHGFGPDAEFGHGHGFGPDADHGHGHGHGFGPRHGAGHGHPHPHHAEQAYERGFDAGFARGQASPAA, encoded by the coding sequence ATGAACACCTCTGAAAACGACACACTCCCGACCGACCGCCGTCCGCTCGGCTTCTGGCTGCGCACGGTCGACGCCCTCCTCACCGAGGAGTTCGCGAAGGCGTTCGCCGACGCCGACCTCACCCGCCGCGACTGGATGCTTCTCAACATCGTCTCCGGCGATGTCGACGCCCCCCGCCGCGGTCCGCGCGGCCCGGAAGGCGCTCCCCGCAAGGGCAAGGGCGCACGCCGAGCACGCCTCGCCGAGCGCGGCTGGATCGCGCAGTCCGACGACGGCACCTGGTCGCTGACCGACGACGGGCGCGCCGCCAAGGAGCAGCTCGACGAGATCGTGGGCGGCATCCGCGCACGGGTCGCCGGCGCCGTCTCCCCCGAGGACTTCGCCACCACCCTCGCCTCGCTCGAGGCCATCGCCCGCGAGCTCGGCTGGAACGAGGAGTCCCCGGTCGGCCGCCGCGGCTTCGGCCGTGGACGCGGCTTCGGCCCCGGTCGCGGTTTCCGCCACGGCTTCGGGCACGGCCACGGCTTCGGCCCTGACGCGGAGTTCGGCCACGGCCACGGGTTCGGCCCGGACGCCGACCACGGCCACGGCCACGGGCACGGCTTCGGTCCGCGCCACGGTGCCGGCCACGGCCACCCGCACCCGCACCACGCCGAGCAGGCGTACGAGCGCGGCTTCGACGCCGGGTTCGCCCGTGGGCAGGCCTCCCCGGCCGCCTGA
- a CDS encoding ABC transporter permease, with protein sequence MRLGKLSRTTLAIVTAVILIAVYVPLFVVLVNSFSTSTSLTWPPPGFTLEWWGKAFESQGARDAVTTSVFVAIISTIIALVLGTLISIALQRFEFFGRDAVSLLVILPIALPGIITGIALNNFFRTIMGVPLSIWTVVIAHATFCIVTVFNNVIARLRRTGTNLEEASADLGAGVWTTFRLVTFPQLRSALLAGALLAFALSFDEIIVTTFTAGSGVTTLPIFILNNMFRPNQAPVVSVIAVVLVVVSIVPIYLAQRLSGSEQTRR encoded by the coding sequence ATGCGACTCGGAAAGCTCTCGCGGACGACGCTCGCGATCGTGACGGCGGTGATCCTGATCGCCGTCTACGTGCCCCTGTTCGTGGTGCTGGTGAACTCGTTCTCGACGTCGACGTCGCTCACCTGGCCGCCGCCCGGCTTCACGCTCGAGTGGTGGGGCAAGGCGTTCGAAAGTCAGGGGGCCCGCGACGCGGTCACGACGAGCGTGTTCGTCGCGATCATCTCCACGATCATCGCGCTCGTGCTCGGAACGCTCATCTCGATCGCGCTGCAGCGCTTCGAGTTCTTCGGGCGGGACGCGGTGTCGCTCCTGGTGATCCTGCCGATCGCGCTGCCCGGCATCATCACGGGCATCGCGCTGAACAACTTCTTCCGCACGATCATGGGCGTGCCGCTCTCGATCTGGACGGTGGTCATCGCCCACGCCACCTTCTGCATCGTGACCGTGTTCAACAACGTCATCGCGCGCCTGCGCCGCACCGGCACGAACCTCGAGGAGGCCTCGGCCGACCTGGGTGCCGGCGTCTGGACGACCTTCCGGCTGGTGACCTTCCCGCAGCTGCGCTCCGCGCTGCTCGCCGGAGCGCTGCTCGCGTTCGCGTTGAGCTTCGACGAGATCATCGTCACCACGTTCACCGCGGGTTCGGGCGTGACGACGCTGCCGATCTTCATCCTCAACAACATGTTCCGGCCGAACCAAGCGCCGGTCGTCTCGGTGATCGCCGTGGTGCTGGTGGTGGTGTCGATCGTGCCGATCTACCTGGCGCAGCGCCTGTCGGGGTCGGAGCAGACCCGGAGGTAG
- a CDS encoding ABC transporter permease: MSTPPLTDTRSIRVPPPPATPARRASAFLSTHPRTRLALLLTAPLFWLVVVYIVALVLLLITAFWRVDSFTGEIVTDWTLDNIITVVTGALYQTVTLRTLGVAIAVTIIDVALALPIAFYMAKVASPRMQRFLVIAVLMPLWASYLVKAYAWRSVLSQEGILEWMLAPLGLHTPGYGLTATIITLSYLWLPYVILPIYAGLERVPDSLLEASADLGGKTWRTVGSVVLPLAFPAIIAGTIFSFSLSLGDYITVNIVGGANQMLGNLVYTNVGAANNLPLAAAIALIPIVIIFGYLALVRRTGALNNL; encoded by the coding sequence ATGAGCACCCCACCACTGACGGACACGCGCAGCATCCGCGTCCCTCCGCCCCCGGCGACGCCGGCCCGGCGCGCCTCGGCGTTCCTGTCGACGCACCCGCGCACGCGACTGGCCCTGCTGCTGACCGCGCCCCTGTTCTGGCTCGTGGTCGTCTACATCGTGGCGCTGGTGCTCCTGCTGATCACCGCCTTCTGGCGAGTCGACAGCTTCACCGGCGAGATCGTCACCGACTGGACGCTCGACAACATCATCACCGTCGTCACCGGGGCGCTGTACCAGACCGTCACGCTGCGCACGCTGGGCGTCGCCATCGCGGTGACGATCATCGACGTCGCGCTCGCGCTGCCGATCGCCTTCTACATGGCCAAGGTCGCGTCGCCCCGCATGCAGCGGTTCCTCGTGATCGCGGTGCTCATGCCGCTGTGGGCGAGCTATCTCGTGAAGGCGTACGCGTGGCGCTCTGTGCTGTCGCAGGAGGGGATCCTGGAATGGATGCTGGCCCCGCTCGGCCTGCACACCCCGGGCTACGGCCTGACCGCGACGATCATCACGCTCTCGTACCTGTGGCTGCCCTACGTGATCCTGCCGATCTACGCCGGGCTCGAGCGGGTGCCCGACTCGCTGCTGGAGGCCTCTGCGGACCTCGGCGGCAAGACCTGGCGCACCGTCGGCAGCGTCGTGCTGCCGCTGGCGTTCCCCGCGATCATCGCCGGCACGATCTTCAGCTTCTCGCTCTCGCTCGGCGACTACATCACGGTCAACATCGTCGGCGGGGCCAACCAGATGCTCGGCAACCTCGTCTACACGAACGTCGGCGCCGCGAACAACCTGCCCCTCGCGGCCGCGATCGCCCTCATCCCGATCGTGATCATCTTCGGCTACCTCGCCCTCGTGCGCCGCACCGGCGCCCTGAACAACCTGTAG
- a CDS encoding ABC transporter substrate-binding protein has protein sequence MFTTRGVRTAAVAAMVIGSIAILAGCGTSSGSSEGAEEQTELGDYEGQVSILAWPGYVEDGSNDPAVDWVSAFEDKTGCQVTSKSYGTSDEAVSLMKTGDYDVVAASGDATLRLIAAGDVAPVNTDLIPNYEGVFDFLKDKEWNSVDGQSYGVPHGYGANLLLFNTDEVSPAPTSWDIVFDGASEYSGKITAYDSPIYIADAAVYLMAHQPDLGIENPYALDETQFAAAVDLLKAQRPHVGEYWSDYLKEIQAFETGDSVAGTTWQVIENVLEGEGAATDVVLPEEGATGWSDTWMIASQAENPNCAYAWLDWIASPEANAQATAYFGEAPSSQEACDYRDDCEAYHAGDADYASQIWYWTTPIADCVDGRTDVECVDYAQWTEAWAEIKG, from the coding sequence ATGTTCACGACACGCGGAGTCCGCACCGCCGCTGTCGCCGCGATGGTGATCGGCTCGATCGCCATCCTGGCCGGCTGCGGCACGTCATCGGGAAGCTCGGAGGGCGCCGAGGAGCAGACCGAGCTCGGCGACTACGAGGGCCAGGTGTCGATCCTGGCGTGGCCCGGCTACGTCGAGGACGGCAGCAACGACCCGGCCGTCGACTGGGTCAGCGCGTTCGAAGACAAGACCGGCTGCCAGGTGACCAGCAAGTCGTACGGCACGTCCGACGAGGCCGTCAGCCTCATGAAGACCGGCGACTACGACGTGGTGGCCGCCTCCGGCGACGCCACGCTGCGCCTGATCGCCGCCGGCGACGTCGCCCCGGTCAACACCGACCTCATCCCGAACTACGAGGGCGTCTTCGACTTCCTCAAGGACAAGGAGTGGAACTCGGTCGACGGCCAGTCGTACGGCGTTCCGCACGGCTACGGCGCCAACCTGCTCCTGTTCAACACGGATGAGGTGAGCCCCGCCCCGACCTCGTGGGACATCGTGTTCGACGGTGCGAGCGAGTACTCGGGCAAGATCACCGCGTACGACTCGCCGATCTACATCGCGGATGCGGCGGTGTACCTGATGGCGCACCAGCCCGACCTCGGCATCGAGAACCCCTACGCGCTCGACGAGACGCAGTTCGCCGCGGCCGTGGACCTGCTGAAGGCGCAGCGTCCGCACGTCGGCGAGTACTGGTCGGACTACCTGAAGGAGATCCAGGCGTTCGAGACCGGCGACTCGGTCGCCGGCACCACGTGGCAGGTCATCGAGAACGTGCTCGAGGGTGAAGGCGCCGCCACCGACGTCGTGCTGCCCGAAGAGGGCGCGACCGGATGGTCGGACACCTGGATGATCGCCTCGCAGGCCGAGAACCCGAACTGCGCCTACGCGTGGCTCGACTGGATCGCCAGCCCGGAGGCGAACGCGCAGGCCACCGCGTACTTCGGTGAAGCGCCCTCGAGCCAGGAGGCGTGCGACTACCGCGACGACTGCGAGGCGTACCACGCCGGTGACGCCGACTACGCGTCGCAGATCTGGTACTGGACCACGCCGATCGCCGACTGCGTCGACGGTCGCACCGACGTCGAGTGCGTCGACTATGCGCAGTGGACCGAGGCCTGGGCCGAGATCAAGGGCTGA
- a CDS encoding ABC transporter ATP-binding protein, whose protein sequence is MTDQHPAIRLTGLTKEFGSVTAVDHVDLEIAAGEFFSMLGPSGSGKTTVLRLIAGFEQPTEGRIELFGQDVTAKAPFDRDVNTVFQDYALFPHMSVLDNVAYGLRVRGIGRKERRDRAMKALAGVRLEALAARRPSQLSGGQRQRVALARATVVEPKVLLLDEPLGALDLKLREQMQVELKQIQRELGITFIFVTHDQEEALTLSDRIAVFHDGRIEQLGTPEDLYERPASRFVADFVGTSNLFDAERSATLIGRQGEHSIRPERLRLSTEPSAAEHVRSAPGTVVESIYVGSGIRRVVDLDAGLRVTVLERNDRSRAGGQDRGDRVHVSWHDDDVVALLPPGA, encoded by the coding sequence ATGACCGATCAGCATCCAGCCATCCGGCTGACCGGGCTCACCAAGGAGTTCGGATCCGTCACCGCGGTCGACCACGTCGACCTCGAGATCGCGGCGGGGGAGTTCTTCTCGATGCTCGGCCCCTCCGGGTCGGGCAAGACCACCGTGCTGCGTCTGATCGCCGGGTTCGAGCAGCCCACCGAGGGGCGCATCGAGCTGTTCGGTCAGGACGTCACCGCGAAGGCTCCGTTCGACCGCGACGTCAACACGGTCTTCCAGGACTACGCGCTCTTCCCGCACATGAGCGTGCTCGACAACGTCGCGTACGGACTGCGGGTGCGGGGGATCGGCCGCAAGGAGCGCCGGGACCGCGCGATGAAGGCGCTCGCCGGCGTCCGGCTCGAGGCGCTGGCCGCACGCAGGCCCTCCCAGCTGTCCGGCGGGCAGCGACAGCGCGTCGCGCTCGCCAGGGCCACCGTCGTCGAGCCCAAGGTCCTGCTCCTCGACGAGCCGCTCGGCGCGCTCGACCTGAAGCTGCGCGAGCAGATGCAGGTCGAGCTCAAGCAGATCCAGCGCGAGCTCGGCATCACGTTCATCTTCGTGACCCACGACCAGGAAGAGGCCCTCACCCTGTCGGACCGCATCGCCGTGTTCCACGACGGTCGCATCGAGCAGCTCGGGACCCCGGAAGACCTCTACGAGCGGCCGGCCTCGCGGTTCGTCGCCGACTTCGTGGGCACATCCAACCTCTTCGACGCCGAGCGCTCCGCCACCCTCATCGGCCGGCAGGGCGAGCACTCCATCCGCCCCGAGCGGCTGCGACTGTCGACCGAGCCGAGCGCGGCCGAGCATGTGCGCAGCGCCCCCGGGACGGTCGTGGAGTCGATCTACGTCGGCAGCGGCATCCGTCGCGTCGTCGATCTGGATGCGGGACTTCGGGTCACCGTGCTCGAACGCAACGACCGATCGCGCGCCGGCGGGCAGGACCGCGGCGACCGCGTCCACGTGAGCTGGCACGACGACGACGTCGTCGCCCTCCTTCCGCCCGGCGCCTAG
- a CDS encoding FadR/GntR family transcriptional regulator, which produces MPHATGRVDAAHAVVFAPLEDLGRAELVQQRLTDAIVSGVLRDGERLPSESELSRSLGVAVVTAREALEGMRDQGLVRTRRGRDGGSFVTYDRDAASRLLESRLRGHSRIELRDLSLMVRAIAGTAAEIAADRASDDDIESLVAIDEQADLSTAGGARRAVSRFQLEIAAISQSPRLVHEEIRMQSEAGPLLWLCLRDQEYRDRSALARAEVIAAVRAVDPAGARAATVAHLTSAFGWLIDQRARLEADDQSIRREEAGR; this is translated from the coding sequence ATGCCGCACGCGACGGGTCGCGTCGACGCAGCGCACGCCGTCGTCTTCGCCCCGCTCGAAGACCTCGGCAGGGCCGAGCTCGTGCAGCAGCGCCTCACCGACGCGATCGTCAGCGGCGTGCTCCGCGACGGCGAGCGCCTCCCCAGCGAGTCGGAGCTGTCACGCAGCCTGGGCGTCGCGGTCGTCACAGCCCGCGAGGCGCTCGAGGGCATGCGGGATCAGGGACTCGTGCGCACGCGCCGCGGCCGCGACGGCGGGAGCTTCGTCACGTACGACCGGGACGCCGCATCCCGCCTCCTCGAGTCCCGCCTGCGCGGACACAGCCGGATCGAGCTGCGCGACCTGTCGCTGATGGTGCGCGCCATCGCTGGCACGGCCGCCGAGATCGCCGCCGACCGGGCCAGCGACGACGACATCGAGAGCCTCGTCGCGATCGACGAGCAGGCGGATCTGTCCACGGCCGGCGGCGCCCGGCGCGCGGTCAGCCGCTTCCAGCTCGAGATCGCCGCGATCAGCCAGTCTCCGCGTCTCGTGCACGAGGAGATCCGGATGCAGAGCGAAGCCGGACCACTGCTCTGGCTGTGCCTGCGCGACCAGGAGTACCGTGACCGCAGTGCGCTCGCCCGAGCGGAGGTGATCGCCGCGGTCCGCGCCGTCGATCCTGCGGGGGCGCGGGCGGCGACGGTGGCCCACCTCACGTCCGCGTTCGGCTGGCTGATCGACCAGCGGGCACGCCTCGAGGCGGACGACCAAAGCATTCGACGAGAGGAGGCAGGCCGATGA
- a CDS encoding cache domain-containing protein: MTAVTTRTPTEIADRVADTFDALFATIDGWRDLLEGRLAALDTLTAESVDGLVEEFAVPALHRDALITGAGFVATPGTLDDAEWHLAWWLGGQGALRRLATIDDPAHEQFRDYTALEWWRIPARTGARHLTGPYVDYVCTDDYAVTITTPVRVAGAMVGVVGTDALVDRLERELLPVLRSGRGEATIVNAGGRVVTSTDAHLEPGAILRRAGLPEALAALRAGADSAGLPDGGTALACGDSSLVLLIAA, encoded by the coding sequence ATGACCGCCGTCACGACCCGCACGCCGACCGAGATCGCCGACCGCGTCGCCGACACCTTCGATGCGCTGTTCGCCACCATCGACGGATGGCGCGATCTGCTCGAGGGCCGCCTCGCAGCGCTCGACACGCTGACCGCAGAGTCCGTCGACGGCCTGGTCGAGGAGTTCGCCGTCCCGGCACTCCACCGCGACGCGCTCATCACGGGGGCCGGCTTCGTCGCGACTCCCGGCACCCTGGACGACGCCGAGTGGCACCTCGCCTGGTGGCTGGGCGGTCAGGGCGCACTGCGGCGCCTCGCGACCATCGACGATCCTGCGCACGAGCAGTTCCGCGACTACACGGCACTGGAGTGGTGGCGCATCCCCGCCCGCACCGGTGCGCGGCACCTGACCGGACCCTACGTCGACTACGTCTGCACCGACGACTACGCCGTGACGATCACGACCCCGGTGCGGGTGGCCGGCGCGATGGTCGGCGTCGTCGGCACCGATGCGCTCGTCGACCGCCTCGAGCGTGAGCTGCTGCCGGTGCTGCGGTCGGGCCGCGGCGAAGCGACCATCGTGAACGCGGGCGGCCGCGTCGTCACCTCGACCGACGCGCACCTGGAACCCGGCGCGATCCTCCGCCGAGCCGGCCTGCCCGAGGCGCTCGCCGCGCTCCGCGCCGGCGCCGACTCGGCCGGGCTGCCCGACGGCGGGACAGCCCTCGCCTGCGGCGACAGCTCGCTGGTCCTGCTCATCGCCGCCTGA
- a CDS encoding sirohydrochlorin chelatase yields the protein MLPPALLAISHGTGSPAGQAAVASLVDAVAARLAGVDVRLGHVDVQQPDIASSLAALPGRGVVLVPLLLSAGYHVHVDLAEAAGGRDDVTVTPALGPDPRLAVVLADRLAALGTDADADAAVVLAVAGSSDERANDDCRAVSALLADRIGRPVTVGFLAAAQPSLNEAVAAAAASGPVVVATYLLAPGYFHDLAVTRSAPHPVARPLLDDAPPADELVDLVVARYRAAATSSS from the coding sequence ATGCTGCCGCCCGCCCTCCTCGCGATCTCGCACGGCACCGGCTCCCCCGCGGGCCAGGCTGCCGTCGCCTCGCTGGTCGACGCCGTCGCAGCCCGGCTCGCCGGAGTCGACGTGCGCCTCGGGCATGTCGACGTGCAGCAGCCCGACATCGCGTCGAGCCTCGCCGCCCTCCCCGGCCGGGGGGTCGTGCTCGTGCCGCTGCTGCTCTCCGCCGGGTACCACGTGCACGTCGACCTCGCCGAGGCCGCCGGCGGCCGCGACGACGTCACGGTGACCCCCGCTCTCGGCCCCGATCCCCGCCTCGCCGTCGTGCTCGCCGACCGGCTCGCCGCACTCGGCACGGACGCAGACGCCGACGCCGCGGTCGTGCTCGCCGTCGCCGGGTCCAGCGACGAGCGCGCCAACGACGACTGCCGCGCCGTGTCCGCCCTCCTCGCCGACCGGATCGGTCGGCCCGTGACCGTGGGCTTCCTCGCTGCGGCGCAGCCGAGCCTGAATGAGGCCGTCGCGGCGGCCGCAGCATCCGGTCCCGTCGTCGTCGCGACGTACCTGCTCGCGCCCGGCTACTTCCACGACCTGGCCGTCACGCGTTCTGCACCGCACCCGGTGGCCCGGCCGCTGCTCGACGACGCCCCTCCGGCTGACGAGCTCGTCGACCTGGTCGTGGCCCGCTACCGCGCCGCTGCGACGTCAAGTTCGTGA
- a CDS encoding nitrite/sulfite reductase, with protein sequence METAEEPARAGHAERAAEGARARPPRPSSRPNGQWKIDGTAPLNGNEEWKQVDDGLSVRDRIEKVYAKGGFASIDPTDLHGRFRVWGLYTQRKPGIDGGRTATLEPHELEDEYFMLRVRIDGGQLTTEQLRVVAGISTEFGRDTADLTDRQNIQLHWIQVEAMPEIWRRLEAVGLGTTEACGDVPRVILGSPVAGISADELIDPTPQIDEITERFIGDPSLANLPRKFKSAITGHPSQDVVHEINDVAFVAIDHPAHGVGYDLWVGGGLSTTPRLGERLGAFVPAERVAEVWHGVAQIFRDYGYRRLRNKARLKFLLAEWGAEKFRHVLETEYLSAPLLDGPAAPKPSTPGDHIGVHRQKDGRFYIGVTPIVGRVSGPTLAELADVIETHGSTRLRTTPHQKLVILDVPEENIDPLIAELDRLGLSSRPSLIRRGTIACTGIEFCKLAIVETKVNATNAVLALEESLRGLDLPHPISLHVNGCPNSCARIQTADIGLKGQLITNDAGEQVPGYQVHLGGGLASQDRDEAGLGRTVRGLKVEADGIAEYTERVVRRFLADRDSAADETFAQWAHRADEEALQ encoded by the coding sequence ATCGAGACCGCAGAAGAGCCCGCGCGCGCCGGGCACGCCGAGCGTGCCGCCGAGGGCGCCAGGGCACGGCCGCCGCGGCCGTCCTCACGCCCGAACGGCCAGTGGAAGATCGACGGCACCGCCCCGCTCAACGGCAACGAGGAGTGGAAGCAGGTCGACGACGGCCTGAGTGTGCGCGACCGCATCGAGAAGGTCTACGCGAAGGGCGGATTCGCGTCGATCGATCCGACCGACCTGCACGGCCGGTTCCGCGTGTGGGGTCTCTACACGCAGCGCAAGCCCGGCATCGACGGCGGACGCACTGCGACTCTCGAGCCGCACGAGCTCGAAGACGAGTACTTCATGCTGCGCGTGCGCATCGACGGCGGCCAGCTCACCACCGAGCAGCTGCGGGTCGTGGCCGGGATCTCGACCGAGTTCGGCCGTGACACCGCCGACCTGACCGACCGGCAGAACATCCAGCTGCACTGGATCCAGGTCGAGGCGATGCCCGAGATCTGGCGTCGACTGGAGGCCGTCGGGCTCGGCACCACCGAGGCGTGCGGCGACGTGCCGCGCGTCATCCTGGGCTCGCCGGTCGCCGGCATCTCGGCCGATGAGCTCATCGACCCGACCCCGCAGATCGACGAGATCACCGAGCGGTTCATCGGCGATCCGTCGCTGGCGAACCTCCCCCGCAAGTTCAAGTCCGCGATCACCGGGCACCCCAGCCAGGACGTCGTGCACGAGATCAACGACGTCGCCTTCGTCGCCATCGACCACCCCGCGCACGGCGTGGGCTACGACCTGTGGGTCGGCGGCGGCCTCTCGACCACGCCGCGCCTGGGCGAGCGCCTCGGCGCCTTCGTGCCGGCCGAGCGCGTCGCCGAGGTGTGGCACGGCGTCGCGCAGATCTTCCGCGACTACGGCTATCGGCGCCTGCGAAACAAGGCACGCCTCAAGTTCCTGCTGGCCGAGTGGGGAGCCGAGAAGTTCCGCCACGTGCTCGAGACCGAGTACCTCTCCGCACCCCTGCTCGACGGGCCTGCCGCGCCGAAGCCCTCGACGCCCGGCGACCACATCGGCGTGCACCGCCAGAAGGACGGCCGCTTCTACATCGGCGTCACCCCGATCGTCGGCCGCGTGTCGGGCCCGACGCTGGCCGAGCTCGCCGACGTCATCGAGACGCACGGATCGACCCGCCTGCGGACGACCCCGCACCAGAAGCTCGTCATCCTCGACGTGCCTGAGGAGAACATCGACCCGCTCATCGCCGAGCTCGACCGCCTCGGCCTGAGCTCCCGGCCGAGCCTCATCCGCCGGGGGACCATCGCCTGCACCGGCATCGAGTTCTGCAAGCTCGCCATCGTCGAGACCAAGGTCAACGCCACCAACGCCGTGCTCGCCCTCGAAGAGAGCCTGCGCGGCCTCGACCTGCCGCATCCGATCAGCCTCCACGTCAACGGCTGCCCCAACTCGTGCGCGCGCATCCAGACTGCCGACATCGGGCTCAAGGGCCAGCTGATCACGAACGACGCCGGCGAGCAGGTGCCCGGCTACCAGGTGCACCTCGGCGGCGGGCTCGCCTCGCAGGACCGCGACGAGGCCGGCCTCGGCCGCACCGTCCGCGGGCTCAAGGTCGAGGCCGACGGCATCGCGGAGTACACCGAGCGGGTCGTGCGGCGCTTCCTCGCCGATCGCGACAGCGCCGCCGACGAGACCTTCGCCCAGTGGGCGCACCGCGCGGACGAGGAGGCACTCCAATGA
- a CDS encoding phosphoadenylyl-sulfate reductase: protein MSVSLAPRAAVRRAPDELRALAEAGNELLGSLTDHEASPAEVVRWVAENFSTDAAAVACSMADAALPHLVAEQLPGVDVLFLDTGYHFAETRHTRDEVGRVLDVRIVDVLPEQTVAQQDAEFGAQLYARDPALCCARRKVAPLQDALGGYEVWFTGVRREEAPTRTNTPLVTWDERNGLVKVNPVAAWTFDDLLDYAGAHQVPVNLLVTNGYPSIGCEPCTQPVAAGEDPRSGRWAGLSKTECGLHS, encoded by the coding sequence ATGAGCGTCTCCCTCGCGCCGCGCGCCGCCGTCCGGCGCGCCCCCGACGAGCTGCGCGCACTCGCGGAGGCCGGCAACGAGCTGCTCGGCAGCCTGACCGACCACGAGGCCTCCCCCGCCGAGGTCGTGCGCTGGGTGGCCGAGAACTTCTCGACGGATGCTGCGGCCGTCGCCTGCTCGATGGCCGATGCCGCGCTGCCCCACCTCGTGGCCGAGCAGCTCCCCGGCGTCGACGTGCTCTTCCTCGACACCGGCTACCACTTCGCCGAGACGCGCCACACGCGCGACGAGGTCGGACGTGTGCTCGACGTGCGGATCGTCGACGTGCTCCCCGAGCAGACCGTCGCTCAGCAGGACGCCGAGTTCGGCGCGCAGCTGTACGCGCGCGACCCCGCCCTGTGCTGCGCCCGCCGCAAGGTCGCTCCGCTGCAGGACGCCCTCGGCGGCTACGAGGTGTGGTTCACCGGCGTCCGCCGCGAGGAGGCGCCCACCCGGACGAACACCCCGCTGGTGACCTGGGACGAACGCAACGGGCTGGTCAAGGTCAACCCGGTCGCCGCCTGGACGTTCGACGATCTGCTCGACTACGCCGGCGCCCACCAGGTGCCGGTGAACCTGCTCGTCACCAACGGGTACCCCTCGATCGGGTGCGAGCCCTGCACCCAGCCCGTCGCGGCCGGCGAGGATCCGCGTTCGGGTCGATGGGCCGGGCTCTCGAAGACGGAATGCGGGCTGCACTCATGA